One Streptomyces coeruleorubidus DNA segment encodes these proteins:
- a CDS encoding WhiB family transcriptional regulator — translation MEWLRSAACVDEDPELFFPVGTAGPALRDVAAAKRICARCPVTDQCLSFALSSGQAAGVWGGTCEEERDALLRNTTHDARRRSAL, via the coding sequence ATGGAGTGGTTGCGGAGCGCCGCCTGTGTGGACGAGGACCCCGAGTTGTTCTTCCCCGTGGGCACGGCAGGTCCGGCCCTGCGGGACGTCGCGGCCGCGAAGCGGATCTGCGCGCGCTGCCCGGTGACCGACCAGTGCCTGAGCTTCGCGCTGAGCAGTGGCCAGGCCGCGGGCGTGTGGGGCGGGACCTGCGAGGAGGAGCGCGACGCACTGCTCCGGAACACGACGCACGACGCGAGAAGGAGAAGCGCCCTATGA